A single window of Archangium gephyra DNA harbors:
- a CDS encoding cell division protein FtsQ/DivIB, producing the protein MAFGKSKNRRRQDAAQTKEAVKGAVRSHGPGLLKAILLTGLTCAVVWGGIELRRWALSSPTFLLKETTFSGLQRAAPGELLKLSGLTVGQNLWALDVEMLERTMAAHPWVRTVEVRRHFPSSVSVEVSEHVPAALAVLGDLYLVDEDGEPFKRLQPGDTLDLPLVTGMDREDYLADEAKTRERFRQALEVARAYAATEPTKRERLSEVRMAPEGLVLVLADGTEARLGEGDTDAKLQRLSRVREELRARGLSAGVIHLENRARPGWVAVKLSSPASERSGASQ; encoded by the coding sequence ATGGCATTCGGTAAGTCCAAGAATCGTCGTCGCCAGGATGCCGCCCAGACGAAGGAGGCGGTGAAGGGAGCCGTGCGTTCGCACGGTCCCGGCCTGCTCAAGGCGATTCTACTGACCGGTCTGACATGCGCCGTGGTGTGGGGCGGTATCGAGCTGCGCCGCTGGGCGCTCTCCTCGCCCACCTTCCTCTTGAAGGAGACCACCTTCAGTGGCCTGCAGCGGGCCGCGCCGGGCGAGCTGCTCAAGCTGTCCGGGCTGACGGTGGGGCAGAACCTGTGGGCGCTGGACGTGGAGATGCTGGAGCGCACCATGGCCGCCCACCCCTGGGTGCGCACCGTGGAGGTGCGGCGCCACTTCCCCTCGAGCGTGTCCGTGGAGGTGTCCGAGCACGTGCCGGCCGCGCTGGCGGTGCTGGGGGACTTGTACCTGGTGGACGAGGACGGCGAGCCCTTCAAGCGGCTGCAGCCCGGCGACACGTTGGATCTGCCGCTCGTGACGGGGATGGACCGGGAGGACTACCTGGCGGACGAGGCGAAGACGCGCGAGCGCTTCCGCCAGGCGCTCGAGGTGGCACGGGCCTACGCGGCCACCGAGCCCACCAAGCGCGAGCGGCTGAGCGAAGTGCGGATGGCGCCCGAGGGGCTGGTGCTGGTGCTGGCGGACGGGACGGAGGCGCGGTTGGGGGAGGGGGACACGGACGCCAAACTTCAGAGGCTCTCGCGCGTGCGCGAGGAGCTGCGTGCCCGCGGTCTGTCCGCGGGAGTCATCCACCTGGAGAACCGGGCTCGGCCCGGCTGGGTGGCGGTGAAGCTTTCGAGCCCCGCGTCCGAGAGGAGCGGGGCCTCGCAGTAG
- a CDS encoding D-alanine--D-alanine ligase, giving the protein MSGFSKDELKRKRVGVLFGGMSSEREVSLRTGAAVSKALRGLGYDVAEIDVGKDLPARLAAEKVEVAFIALHGRYGEDGCVQGLLECMFIPYTGSGVMASSLGMDKVFAKQVFIAHGIPTPPYRAFHSGDEARAAVDSLPFGLPVVVKPSREGSSVGVHICKTRDEYLAAVEDASKLAGSILVEQYIKGREVQGGVLDNEALGVIEVVAAREFYDYEAKYKSGGTTQYLFPAPLPPDQYERVNQVCLAAHRALECSGGSRSDVILTPSGEVFLLEINTLPGMTESSLLPKIAAGRGIDFPGLCERLLQGATLKA; this is encoded by the coding sequence ATGAGCGGCTTCTCCAAGGACGAGCTGAAGCGGAAGCGGGTGGGTGTGCTGTTCGGTGGGATGTCCTCCGAGCGCGAGGTGTCCCTGCGCACCGGCGCCGCCGTGTCCAAGGCCCTGCGCGGCCTGGGCTATGACGTGGCGGAGATCGACGTGGGCAAGGATCTGCCCGCGCGCCTCGCCGCCGAGAAGGTGGAGGTCGCCTTCATCGCCCTCCACGGCCGCTACGGTGAGGACGGCTGTGTCCAGGGTCTGTTGGAGTGCATGTTCATCCCCTATACGGGCAGCGGCGTCATGGCCTCGTCCCTGGGCATGGACAAGGTCTTCGCCAAGCAGGTCTTCATCGCCCACGGCATCCCCACCCCTCCCTACCGCGCCTTCCACTCGGGCGACGAGGCCCGGGCCGCCGTGGACTCGCTCCCCTTCGGCCTCCCCGTCGTCGTCAAGCCCTCCCGCGAGGGCAGCAGCGTGGGCGTCCACATCTGCAAGACGCGTGACGAGTACCTCGCCGCCGTCGAGGATGCGTCCAAGCTCGCCGGCTCCATCCTCGTCGAGCAGTACATCAAGGGCCGCGAGGTGCAGGGCGGCGTCCTGGACAACGAGGCCCTCGGCGTCATCGAGGTGGTGGCCGCCCGGGAGTTCTACGACTACGAGGCCAAGTACAAGTCCGGTGGAACGACGCAGTACCTCTTCCCCGCACCCCTCCCGCCGGATCAGTATGAGCGCGTGAATCAGGTCTGCCTTGCCGCTCATCGCGCGCTCGAGTGCAGTGGAGGCTCCCGCTCGGACGTCATCCTGACGCCGTCCGGGGAGGTCTTCCTGCTGGAGATCAACACGCTGCCCGGAATGACCGAGTCCAGCCTGCTGCCGAAGATCGCCGCGGGCCGGGGCATCGACTTCCCGGGCCTCTGTGAGCGCCTCCTGCAAGGCGCCACTCTCAAGGCCTGA